In one window of Polynucleobacter sp. AM-7D1 DNA:
- a CDS encoding VOC family protein, with product MSTIQPFHLAFPVNDLAAARSFYGNTLGCPEGRSSDEWIDFDFFGHQLVAHLAPEECGHASSNEVDGHQVPVKHFGVVLTMPDWHALADKLTHSGIKFIIEPQIRFKGMVGEQATMFFLDPAGNALEFKAFEDPSQLFAK from the coding sequence ATGTCAACCATCCAGCCATTCCATCTTGCCTTTCCAGTTAATGACTTAGCGGCAGCTCGCAGTTTTTACGGTAATACCTTAGGCTGCCCGGAAGGGCGCAGTTCAGATGAGTGGATTGATTTTGATTTCTTTGGACATCAACTCGTTGCTCATCTTGCCCCTGAAGAATGCGGCCATGCAAGCTCAAATGAGGTTGACGGACATCAAGTTCCAGTAAAACATTTTGGGGTTGTTCTCACAATGCCAGATTGGCATGCATTGGCTGACAAATTAACTCATAGCGGCATCAAGTTCATCATTGAACCGCAGATTCGCTTTAAGGGAATGGTAGGCGAACAGGCCACCATGTTCTTTTTAGATCCTGCTGGCAATGCCCTTGAATTCAAAGCATTTGAAGATCCAAGCCAGCTATTTGCTAAATAA